The following proteins are co-located in the Solanum pennellii chromosome 8, SPENNV200 genome:
- the LOC107029042 gene encoding uncharacterized protein LOC107029042, with protein sequence MPTRMVTYMRERTVYVAVLVEGPTRKRSNSTNNKFHHFQHQHLHVKHVANGRGYNRKAQLLDYSRNLRASNHHQSKPSTPSVPQQVQRQNSQIVAVKNKPKYVSVPACMGNWKFVMPRFLRSFMTQNKKSKKKKNMASKTNKIKAMVKSFQVQRKPGLFSKVFATLRKSHR encoded by the exons ATGCCAACAAGAATG GTAACATATATGAGAGAAAGGACTGTATATGTAGCTGTTCTTGTAGAGGGGCCAACAAGAAAGAGAAGCAATtcaacaaacaacaaatttcatCACTTTCAACATCAACATCTTCATGTTAAACATGTTGCAAATGGTAGAGGATACAATAGAAAAGCTCAACTTCTTGATTACTCGAGAAATCTTCGAGCTTCGAATCATCATCAATCAAAGCCATCAACACCATCAGTTCCACAGCAAGTCCAAAGACAGAATTCTCAG attGTTGCAGTGAAAAACAAGCCAAAATATGTTAGTGTACCAGCTTGTATGGGGAACTGGAAATTTGTTATGCCAAGGTTCCTTAGATCATTCATGACTCAGAATAAGAAatccaagaaaaagaagaatatggcttctaaaacaaataaaataaaagccATGGTGAAAAGTTTTCAG GTTCAAAGAAAGCCTGGCCTATTCTCCAAAGTTTTTGCTACACTACGGAAGAGTCATCGATGA
- the LOC107028561 gene encoding ATP-dependent Clp protease proteolytic subunit-related protein 4, chloroplastic, protein MEAVTIASHFSPATGIRLSSTAICRASAPKRTLRFSPSTKSSLSTTFISPFVGSSLFSDLSGQRIRPDSLYPSSSTGFIPKRAVVTMVIPFGGDPSQDHPPDLASYLFKNRIVYLGMSLVPSVTELILAEFLYLQYEDEDKPIYFYINSTGTTKGGEKLGYETEAFAVYDVMSYVKPPIFTLCVGNAWGEAALLLAAGSKGNRAALPSSTIMIKQPISQFQGQATDVEIMRKEVNNVKAELVKLYSENTGKSPEEIEEDIKRPKYFSPSEAVEYGIIDKVIYNERGNKDRGVVSDLKKAQLI, encoded by the exons ATGGAAGCTGTCACTATTGCTTCCCATTTCTCGCCGGCTACCGGAATACGGCTATCATCTACGGCGATTTGCCGTGCCTCAGCTCCCAAACGGACTCTCAGATTTTCTCCTTCTACGAAATCTTCTCTATCGACGACCTTCATCTCCCCATTCGTCGGCAGCAGTCTATTCTCGGACTTATCGGGTCAGAGAATTCGACCCGATTCTCTTTACCCTTCTTCCTCAACTGGCTTTATCCCCAAACGTGCCGTTGTTACTATG GTTATTCCTTTCGGAGGGGACCCATCGCAGGATCATCCTCCAGATTTAGCATCTTACTTGTTTAAGAATCGAATCGTCTACTTGGGAATGTCTCTAGTTCCATCAGTGACAGAATTGATTCTAGCTGAATTTCTTTACCTTCAGTATGAGGATGAGGATAAGCCaatctatttttatataaattctacTGGGACTACCAAG GGTGGTGAAAAGTTGGGTTATGAGACAGAGGCGTTTGCTGTATATGACGTTATGAG TTACGTCAAGCCACCTATATTTACTCTGTGTGTTGGGAATGCATGGGGAGAAGCTGCCTTGCTTTTAGCAGCTGGTTCAAAAGGAAATCGTGCTGCACTGCCCTCATCTACAATTATGATTAAGCAG CCAATTTCTCAGTTTCAGGGTCAAGCAACAGATGTTGAGATCATGCGGAAAGAAGTAAATAATGTCAAAGCGGAATTG gtcaaattgTATTCAGAAAATACTGGAAAATCACCTGAGGAGATTGAAGAAGACATAAAACGTCCAAAATACTTTAGTCCTAGTGAAGCAGTAGAATATGGAATTATTGATAAG GTTATATACAATGAGAGGGGAAATAAAGATAGAGGAGTTGTATCTGATCTGAAGAAGGCCCAACTTATCTGA
- the LOC107027964 gene encoding expansin-like B1, with protein MVFNNSHCIIFLLVTIIIYPSICYGQEANSLYSRATYYGSPDCYGTPSGACGFGEYGRKIYDGKVSGVSRLYRNGTGCGACYQVRCKVPGHCTDEGTKIVVTDHGEGDHTDFILSVRAYSDMATSGMANYLLAYGVVDVEYRRVPCTYYGYNLMIKVHEHSRFCNYLAIVPIYQSGAFDIEAVEVWQADCKEWKGMRKAYGAVWDMPNPPKGSLTFRVQVSVNGEATKWVQLADVLPDQWKAGIAYDTYLMLD; from the exons ATGGTTTTCAATAATAGCCATTGTATAATTTTTCTACTTGtgacaattataatttatcctTCAATTTGTTATGGCCAAGAAGCAAATTCCCTTTATAGTAGAGCTACTTATTATGGCAGCCCTGATTGCTATGGAACCCCTA gTGGAGCATGTGGATTTGGTGaatatggaaggaaaatttATGATGGCAAAGTGAGTGGAGTCTCTAGGCTCTACAGGAATGGAACTGGATGTGGTGCTTGCTATCAG GTTAGGTGCAAGGTACCAGGTCATTGCACAGATGAAGGTACAAAAATAGTAGTAACAGATCATGGTGAAGGTGACCATACAGATTTTATACTAAGTGTACGTGCCTATTCAGACATGGCTACCTCAGGAATGGCTAATTATTTGTTGGCTTATGGAGTTGTTGACGTTGAATATCGAAGAGTACCTTGTACATACTATGGTTATAATTTAATGATTAAAGTTCATGAACATAGCAGATTTTGTAACTATTTGGCTATCGTACCAATATATCAAAGTGGTGCATTTGACATTGAAGCTGTTGAGGTTTGGCAG GCTGATTGTAAGGAATGGAAGGGTATGAGAAAGGCATATGGAGCAGTATGGGACATGCCAAATCCACCAAAAGGATCACTCACTTTCAGAGTTCAAGTTAGTGTTAATGGGGAAGCAACTAAATGGGTACAATTGGCTGATGTTTTACCTGATCAATGGAAGGCTGGCATTGCTTATGACACATACCTTATGCTAGACTAA
- the LOC107028740 gene encoding expansin-like B1, which produces MALSFNNCSTFMICVILLLPTFSFGTENYYSKATFYKTSDGKGTPTGACGYGEHGRYVNDGLVTAASWKLYKNGVGCGACYQVRCKDEALCSNEGVKVLVTDSGEGPGTDFILSSDAFAKMAKHPKLAHMLFPKGVVDVDYKRVSCKYGNLKIKINEHSNYHGYLAIYLFNNGGYADIIAIEIYDVKTYKWIPMRRSYGAVFDLANPPKGDLKLRIQIKEGEKTKWINSDKTVIPDYWKPGSIYETDVQIP; this is translated from the exons ATGGCTCTCTCTTTCAATAATTGTTCCACTTTTATGATATGTGTAATTTTACTTTTGCCTACATTTTCTTTTGGTACtgaaaattattattctaaAGCTACATTTTATAAGACCTCTGATGGCAAAGGAACACCTA CTGGAGCTTGTGGTTATGGAGAGCATGGAAGATATGTCAATGATGGTCTCGTTACCGCCGCGTCATGGAAGCTCTATAAGAATGGAGTTGGATGTGGTGCATGTTATCAG GTGAGGTGCAAGGACGAGGCATTATGTAGCAACGAGGGTGTTAAGGTGTTAGTGACTGACAGTGGTGAGGGGCCTGGAACTGACTTTATTCTCAGCTCAGATGCATTTGCTAAAATGGCTAAGCATCCAAAGCTAGCTCACATGTTGTTCCCAAAGGGAGTGGTTGATGTTGACTACAAAAGAGTTTCTTGCAAATATGGCAatctcaaaatcaaaattaatgaacatagcaactatcaTGGTTACCTTGCTATATACCTATTTAACAATGGCGGTTATGCTGATATCATAGCAATTGAAATCTACGAC GTAAAAACCTACAAATGGATACCGATGAGGAGGTCATATGGAGCAGTTTTTGATTTGGCAAATCCACCAAAGGGAGATCTTAAATTGAGGATTCAAATAAAAGAAGGTGAAAAGACCAAATGGATTAACTCAGACAAAACTGTGATTCCAGATTATTGGAAACCTGGCTCTATTTATGAAACTGATGTTCAGATTCCTtga
- the LOC107027861 gene encoding subtilisin-like protease SBT2.6, with amino-acid sequence MSNTPYILVMATILTFIALSFMTTWVPLLANAKIFMVLMKDDPFVSTESKNFEDVDIYKERMRRQHDMLLGSLLEKSVYTKVYSYTHLINGFAIHLTSDEALDVLRNVEGVRAIYEDVKMKKLTTHTPDFLGLPVDVWPKLGGPTTSGAGVVIGMIDTGINPFHPSFLAQASNGAGRGTIVKSGKFKGKCVTGDRFPETACNSKIVGAQYFARAATAAGEFNASRDYASPFDADGHGSHTASTAAGNHLVPVIVNHFNYGYASGMAPGAGIAVYKAMYSFGGFMSDVVAAVDQAVEDGVDILSLSVGPASVPTGPSAFLNVLEMQLLFATRAGVLVVQAAGNGGPSSTSILSFSPWITSVAASTTDRRYNNSIVLGNGQSFSGSGLSPPTLSEVHFPLAAASDVCKGNTSSALLTVESCQETEPFIRTLVQGKIVICTYTFDFESEAASIATVADTIQKVGAAGFVLTMDPDISSEKIKGATMTLTVPGLILNSMEASTALREYYNSNTLRSRSGRAITFRATAKILDGRQASYNSQDPFVASYSSRGPDVNNALLDTADVLKPNIMAPGSSIWASWSPNSEGDQHIKGQNFALLSGTSMATPHIAGIAALIKQKHPGWSPAAITSAMMTTADVTNGYSSTPILAQQTNQLTPATPFDFGSGLVNPSRAIDPGLIFKASFKHYVLFLCSVPGVDEMSVRRAVGVGCPSKKKAWCSDLNTPSVTISNLVGSRNVIRRVTNVAGVDETYQVLVQEPLGVSVTVRPRVFNIIAKASKHITFVLNATQTTNTYSFGEIVFQGNQNHTVRVPLAVFVSSTLHS; translated from the exons ATGTCTAATACACCATATATTCTAGTAATGGCAACCATTTTAACCTTCATTGCCCTCTCTTTTATGACTACATGGGTGCCCTTACTGGCAAATGCAAAAATCTTCATGGTTCTAATGAAAGATGACCCTTTTGTATCTACAGAATCAAA GAATTTTGAAGATGTTGATATCTACAAAGAGAGGATGAGAAGACAACATGACATGCTTCTAGGATCTCTTCTAGAAAAAAGTGTTTATACCAAAGTTTACAGCTATACTCATTTGATAAATGGATTTGCCATTCATTTGACATCTGATGAG GCCCTTGATGTTCTGCGGAATGTAGAAGGTGTTAGAGCCATTTATGAAGATGTAAAGATGAAGAAGCTGACAACGCATACACCTGACTTTTTAGGACTTCCTGTTGATGTCTGGCCTAAGTTAGGTGGCCCTACGACTTCAGGGGCAGGcgttgtgattggtatgattGATACTGGAATCAATCCGTTCCATCCTAGCTTTTTGGCTCAAGCATCAAATGGTGCTGGCCGTGGTACAATTGTGAAAAGTGGAAAATTCAAAGGGAAGTGTGTGACTGGAGATAGATTCCCCGAAACAGCCTGCAATAGCAAGATAGTTGGAGCACAATATTTTGCAAGAGCTGCAACTGCTGCTGGCGAATTTAATGCCTCTCGTGACTATGCTTCCCCTTTTGATGCTGATGGACATGGAAG CCATACAGCATCAACTGCAGCAGGAAATCATCTGGTTCCTGTCATTGTCAACCATTTCAACTATGGTTACGCAAGTGGTATGGCTCCAGGAGCAGg GATTGCAGTGTATAAGGCCATGTATTCTTTCGGAGGTTTTATGTCAGATGTTGTGGCTGCAGTAGATCAG gCAGTAGAAGATGGAGTGGATATACTTAGCCTTTCTGTAGGGCCAGCAAGTGTTCCTACTGGCCCTTCTGCTTTCCTCAATGTTCTGGAAATGCAGCTTTTATTTGCAACAAGAGCTGGTGTGTTGGTTGTTCAAGCTGCTGGAAATGGCGGTCCTTCTTCAACTTCCATTCTTTCCTTCAGTCCCTGGATCACAAGTGTTGCTGCCTCCACTACGGATCGTagatataataattcaattgtTCTAGGCAATGGACAAAGCTTCTCTGGCAGTGGACTTTCGC CCCCAACCCTTTCGGAAGTGCATTTCCCACTTGCTGCTGCATCTGATGTTTGTAAAGGGAACACTTCTTCTGCTCTATTGACAGTTGAGAGCTGCCAGGAGACAGAACCATTCATTCGAACATTAGTGCAGGGGAAGATAGTAATATGCACATATACATTTGATTTTGAATCAGAGGCAGCAAGCATAGCCACTGTTGCTGATACAATACAAAAAGTCGGGGCAGCTGGCTTTGTACTGACAATGGACCCTGATATTAGTTCTGAAAAAATTAAGGGAGCTACAATGACTTTGACAGTACCTGGTCTAATCCTGAACAGCATGGAAGCCTCTACG GCTTTGCGCGAATACTATAACTCGAACACACTAAGAAGTAGAAGTGGAAGGGCTATTACTTTCAGAGCTACAGCAAAAATTTTAGACGGGAGACAAGCTAGTTATAACAGTCAGGATCCGTTTGTGGCATCGTATTCATCTAGAGGTCCTGATGTGAACAATGCACTCTTAGACACTGCTGATGTCCTTAAACCAAACATCATGGCTCCAGGATCCTCGATATGGGCATCTTGGAGCCCTAATAGTGAAGGAGATCAACACATCAAAG GACAGAATTTTGCACTTTTATCTGGAACAAGCATGGCTACTCCACACATTGCTGGAATTGCTGCTCTAATAAAACAGAAGCACCCTGGGTGGAGTCCTGCAGCCATTACGTCTGCGATGATGACAACTGCAGACGTAACGAATGGCTACTCTAGTACCCCTATTTTAGCTCAACAAACAAACCAGCTAACTCctgctactccttttgattttGGATCTGGGCTTGTCAATCCATCTCGAGCCATTGACCCTGGACTTATTTTTAAGGCAAGTTTTAAACACTATGTGCTGTTTTTATGTTCAGTTCCAGGAGTCGATGAAATGTCTGTAAGACGAGCAGTTGGAGTTGGATGCCCGAGTAAGAAAAAAGCATGGTGCTCGGATTTAAACACGCCAAGTGTGACAATTTCAAACTTGGTAGGCTCAAGAAATGTGATCAGGAGGGTGACTAATGTCGCTGGTGTAGATGAAACGTACCAAGTGCTCGTGCAAGAGCCTCTGGGCGTGAGTGTTACTGTAAGGCCACGAGTGTTTAACATCATTGCAAAGGCTTCAAAACATATTACCTTTGTCCTAAATGCAACTCAAACAACCAACACTTACTCATTTGGTGAAATCGTGTTCCAAGGTAACCAAAACCATACTGTTCGAGTGCCTTTGGCTGTGTTTGTAAGCAGCACTTTACATTCATGA
- the LOC107028663 gene encoding light-harvesting complex-like protein 3 isotype 2, chloroplastic encodes MSMALFSSPPLHFPTLTPSKHHLTPKPYPSISFKKPHLSFLVSPKATDNGSGGVVSSSSVTVEQEVPEEKAQDGAVEVEESNEASVGSNGSPPVASTGAPVPETVKMFQDTRWVGGTWDLKQFQKDGETHWDSVIDAEVRRRKWLEDNPESSSNEEPVLFDTSIIPWWAWMKRFHLPEAELLNGRAAMVGFFMAYFVDSLTGVGLVDQMGNFFCKTLLFVAVAGVLLIRKNEDIETLKKLVDESTFYDKQWKASWQDENSSSSKDS; translated from the exons ATGTCAATGGCCTTATTCTCATCTCCCCCACTTCACTTCCCTACTCTTACCCCTTCAAAACATCACTTAACCCCCAAACCTTATCCTTCTATAAGTTTCAAGAAACCCCATCTCTCTTTCTTGGTTTCTCCGAAGGCCACTGATAATGGGTCAGGTGGTGTAGTTTCCTCTTCTTCTGTTACTGTAGAGCAGGAAGTACCTGAAGAAAAAGCTCAGGATGGTGCTGTGGAAGTTGAGGAGTCAAATGAGGCTTCTGTAGGCTCTAATGGGTCACCGCCGGTGGCTTCCACCGGAGCTCCGGTACCGGAGACTGTGAAGATGTTTCAAGATACGAGATGGGTTGGTGGGACTTGGGATTTGAAGCAATTTCAGAAAGATGGAGAAACCCATTGGGATTCTGTTATTGATGCTG AGGTTAGGAGAAGGAAATGGTTGGAAGATAACCCAGAGTCATCAAGTAATGAAGAACCTGTGCTTTTCGACACTTCCATTATTCCTTGGTGGGCATGGATGAAGAGATTCCATCTCCCTGAAGCTGAACTTCTCAATG GTCGTGCTGCAATGGTTGGTTTCTTTATGGCCTATTTTGTGGATAGCTTGACTGGGGTAGGCCTTGTTGACCAAATGGGGAACTTCTTTTGCAAAACACTGTTGTTTGTAGCTGTGGCCGGTGTGCTTCTGATACGGAAGAATGAGGATATAGAAACACTCAAAAAGTTGGTGGACGAGTCTACTTTTTATGACAAGCAATGGAAAGCGTCTTGGCAAGACGAGAACTCAAGTAGTTCAAAGGACTCTTGA
- the LOC107028739 gene encoding 3-isopropylmalate dehydrogenase, chloroplastic isoform X2, with the protein MALQIAKRLLRCRADSVASSVRFFDRTFTSQSNSNLIRATLFPGDGIGPEIAESVRQIFKVAEVPIEWEEHYVGTDIDPRTNSFLTWESLESVRRNKVGLKGPMATPIGKGHRSLNLTLRKELNLYANVRPCYSLPGYKTRYDDVNLITIRENTEGEYSGLEHQVVRGVVESLKIITRQASLRVAEYAFHYAKTHGRERVSAIHKANIMQKTDGLFLKCCREVAEKYPEIKYEEVVIDNCCMMLVKNPALFDVLVMPNLYGDIISDLCAGLIGGLGLTPSCNIGEGGIALAEAVHGSAPDIAGKNLANPTALLLSSVSMLRHLELHDKADRIQDAILKTIAEGKYRTGDLGGTATTTEFTNAICDHL; encoded by the exons ATGGCTCTTCAGATTGCGAAAAGACTCCTCCGATGCCGCGCTGATTCAGTTGCATCCTCTGTTAGGTTTTTCGATCGGACCTTCACTTCCCAATCCAATTCCAACTTGATCCGCGCTACACTTTTCCCCGGCGATGGTATTGGACCTGAGATCGCCGAGTCCGTCAGGCAG ATATTCAAGGTTGCTGAGGTACCAATTGAATGGGAAGAACACTATGTGGGGACGGATATAGACCCTAGAACTAACAGCTTTCTAACATGGGAAAGTCTTGAATCAGTGAGGCGGAATAAGGTTGGTCTGAAAGGGCCAATGGCCACTCCTATTGGAAAAGGTCATCGTTCCTTGAACCTTACATTGAGGAAGGAGTTAAATCTATATGCCAATGTCAGACCTTGCTACAGCCTTCCTGGATATAAGACTCGCTATGATGATGTGAATCTCATCACTATTAGAGAGAACACTGAAGGAGAGTACAGTGGTCTTGAACATCAA GTAGTAAGAGGTGTGGTTGAAAGTCTCAAGATCATTACCCGTCAAGCAAGTTTAAGGGTTGCAGAGTATGCATTTCACTATGCCAAGACCCATGGAAGAGAGAGAGTGTCTGCAATTCACAAAGCCAACATCATGCAAAAGACAGACGGTCTTTTTCTTAAG TGTTGCCGAGAGGTCGCAGAAAAGTACCCTGAGATAAAGTATGAGGAAGTTGTCATTGACAATTGCTGTATGATG CTTGTGAAAAATCCAGCACTTTTTGATGTTCTGGTGATGCCTAACCTTTATGGTGACATAATCAGTGATCTTTGTGCTGGTTTGATAGGTGGTTTGGGCTTAACTCCAAG TTGCAATATTGGCGAGGGAGGTATTGCCCTTGCTGAGGCTGTGCATGGTTCAGCACCTGATATTGCTGGAAAG AATTTGGCGAATCCAACTGCTTTGCTTTTGAGTTCTGTCTCTATGCTTCGTCATCTAGAGCTTCATGATAAAGCTGATCGCATCCAAGATGCCATCCTAAAAACAATTGCAGAGGGAAAGTACCGAACAGGCGATCTTGGAGGCACTGCCACAACAACTGAGTTCACCAATGCCATCTGCGATCATCTTTGA
- the LOC107028739 gene encoding 3-isopropylmalate dehydrogenase, chloroplastic isoform X1, producing the protein MALQIAKRLLRCRADSVASSVRFFDRTFTSQSNSNLIRATLFPGDGIGPEIAESVRQIFKVAEVPIEWEEHYVGTEIDPRTNSFLTWESLESVRRNKVGLKGPMATPIGKGHRSLNLTLRKELNLYANVRPCYSLPGYKTRYDDVNLITIRENTEGEYSGLEHQVVRGVVESLKIITRQASLRVAEYAFHYAKTHGRERVSAIHKANIMQKTDGLFLKCCREVAEKYPEIKYEEVVIDNCCMMLVKNPALFDVLVMPNLYGDIISDLCAGLIGGLGLTPSCNIGEGGIALAEAVHGSAPDIAGKNLANPTALLLSSVSMLRHLELHDKADRIQDAILKTIAEGKYRTGDLGGTATTTEFTNAICDHL; encoded by the exons ATGGCTCTTCAGATTGCGAAAAGACTCCTCCGATGCCGCGCTGATTCAGTTGCATCCTCTGTTAGGTTTTTCGATCGGACCTTCACTTCCCAATCCAATTCCAACTTGATCCGCGCTACACTTTTCCCCGGCGATGGTATTGGACCTGAGATCGCCGAGTCCGTCAGGCAG ATATTCAAGGTTGCTGAGGTACCAATTGAATGGGAAGAACACTATGTGGGGACGGAGATAGACCCTAGAACCAACAGCTTTCTAACATGGGAAAGTCTTGAATCAGTGAGGCGGAATAAG GTTGGTCTGAAAGGGCCAATGGCCACTCCTATTGGAAAAGGTCATCGTTCCTTGAACCTTACATTGAGGAAGGAGTTAAATCTATATGCCAATGTCAGACCTTGCTACAGCCTTCCTGGATATAAGACTCGCTATGATGATGTGAATCTCATCACTATTAGAGAGAACACTGAAGGAGAGTACAGTGGTCTTGAACATCAA GTAGTAAGAGGTGTGGTTGAAAGTCTCAAGATCATTACCCGTCAAGCAAGTTTAAGGGTTGCAGAGTATGCATTTCACTATGCCAAGACCCATGGAAGAGAGAGAGTGTCTGCAATTCACAAAGCCAACATCATGCAAAAGACAGACGGTCTTTTTCTTAAG TGTTGCCGAGAGGTCGCAGAAAAGTACCCTGAGATAAAGTATGAGGAAGTTGTCATTGACAATTGCTGTATGATG CTTGTGAAAAATCCAGCACTTTTTGATGTTCTGGTGATGCCTAACCTTTATGGTGACATAATCAGTGATCTTTGTGCTGGTTTGATAGGTGGTTTGGGCTTAACTCCAAG TTGCAATATTGGCGAGGGAGGTATTGCCCTTGCTGAGGCTGTGCATGGTTCAGCACCTGATATTGCTGGAAAG AATTTGGCGAATCCAACTGCTTTGCTTTTGAGTTCTGTCTCTATGCTTCGTCATCTAGAGCTTCATGATAAAGCTGATCGCATCCAAGATGCCATCCTAAAAACAATTGCAGAGGGAAAGTACCGAACAGGCGATCTTGGAGGCACTGCCACAACAACTGAGTTCACCAATGCCATCTGCGATCATCTTTGA